From Longimicrobium sp., one genomic window encodes:
- a CDS encoding M20/M25/M40 family metallo-hydrolase, whose protein sequence is MRIPAPPFGEGERGASVLERLREAGYRDASLDEVGNVVATLPGEAGAEPVVVAAHLDTVFPAGTDVEPRHDGGRIYAPGITDNSRGLAGMLAVARLVRTAGVRTRRPIVFVATVGEEGTGDLRGVKHLFREGSPLRTAAAFVALDGSGVRRIVHRAIGSRRLRVTVEGPGGHSWADRGAPNPIVALAAAAAEVSTLALPHPERSSLTVARIGGGTSINAVPDAAWLELDMRSEVPGVLLELEASVRGIVKRVVREESTGRRAGTQALSCDVAVIGDRPSGETPARSELVRISTQVTSSLGAQPELVSSSTDANVPMALGIPSIAIGVGGDSGGIHTTDEWFSNDHGALGIERALLIVLEAAGVV, encoded by the coding sequence GTGCGCATCCCCGCGCCGCCATTCGGCGAGGGGGAGCGGGGCGCGAGCGTGCTGGAGCGCCTGCGCGAGGCGGGGTACCGCGATGCGTCGCTCGACGAGGTCGGGAACGTGGTCGCCACCCTGCCGGGCGAGGCGGGCGCGGAGCCGGTGGTGGTGGCCGCGCACCTGGACACCGTCTTCCCCGCCGGCACGGACGTGGAGCCGCGCCACGACGGCGGCCGCATCTACGCGCCCGGGATCACCGACAACTCGCGCGGGCTGGCGGGGATGCTGGCGGTGGCGCGGCTGGTGCGCACCGCTGGCGTCCGCACGCGCCGCCCCATCGTCTTCGTCGCGACGGTGGGGGAGGAGGGGACGGGGGACCTGCGCGGGGTGAAGCACCTCTTCCGCGAGGGGTCGCCGCTGCGCACGGCGGCGGCGTTCGTGGCGCTGGACGGCTCGGGGGTGCGGCGCATCGTGCACCGCGCCATCGGATCGCGGCGGCTGCGGGTGACGGTGGAGGGCCCCGGCGGGCACTCGTGGGCGGACCGCGGCGCGCCCAACCCCATCGTCGCGCTCGCCGCCGCCGCCGCCGAGGTGAGCACGCTCGCCCTCCCCCACCCGGAGCGCTCGTCGCTGACAGTGGCGCGCATCGGCGGGGGAACGAGCATCAACGCGGTGCCCGACGCGGCGTGGCTGGAGCTGGACATGCGGAGCGAGGTGCCCGGCGTGCTGCTGGAGCTGGAGGCGAGCGTGCGCGGGATCGTGAAGCGCGTGGTGCGGGAGGAGAGCACCGGGCGCCGCGCCGGCACGCAGGCGCTGAGCTGCGACGTGGCCGTCATCGGCGACCGCCCCTCCGGCGAGACCCCCGCCCGCTCGGAGCTGGTGCGGATCTCCACGCAGGTCACCTCGTCACTCGGCGCCCAACCGGAGCTGGTCTCCTCCTCCACGGACGCCAACGTGCCGATGGCGCTCGGCATCCCCTCCATCGCCATCGGCGTGGGCGGCGACTCGGGCGGCATCCACACCACCGACGAGTGGTTCTCCAACGACCACGGCGCCCTGGGGATCGAGCGTGCGCTGCTGATCGTGCTGGAGGCGGCGGGGGTGGTGTAG